In Topomyia yanbarensis strain Yona2022 chromosome 2, ASM3024719v1, whole genome shotgun sequence, one DNA window encodes the following:
- the LOC131685316 gene encoding uncharacterized protein LOC131685316: MSNLVQHRKTVHGTVTDSEGYRCDLCGGLFGKCYLLRSHQQKVHGLVQQKEEPKPVATPPSITTVIIPAIKTPAMAVSKARGEIPFAVLHMINEIPLIVRVLEQGDYSILKAAENSDFRESQRGGAGLEESQSVSIAVVATVYQRIGSDGKKYFAITGPVSCQQTQMPAVTVATPTDEQNGVMQDSLGSANLFKTLTQLNAPDATVNKTIPTKRYTLLEVQPSTSGVNQMKRKYQRKATLQPPKRAPKQPKVITVVDDLKWWETQKGTRTGERNFQDIATSSLLSPIRESTRTLTAVLEPIAVDEEDPFANLNVLDLIPVGDEMLPDKMDIENSREIFLPIV, translated from the exons ATGTCCAACTTGGTGCAACATCGCAAAACGGTTCATGGAACAGTAACCGATTCGGAGGGCTATCGGTGTGACCTTTGCGGTGGACTTTTCGGGAAGTGTTACCTGCTGAGATCTCACCAGCAGAAGGTGCACGGTTTGGTTCAACAAAAGGAAGAGCCGAAACCAGTGGCAACACCGCCTAGTATTACAACGGTTATAATTCCAGCTATAAAAACTCCTGCGATGGCGGTATCCAAAGCCAGAGGAGAAATTCCATTTGCGGTGCTGCACATGATCAACGAGATTCCGTTGATTGTCCGTGTGTTGGAGCAAGGGGACTACAGTATTTTGAAGGCGGCGGAGAATAGTGATTTTCGAGAATCCCAGCGTGGTGGTGCAGGACTAGAGGAAAGCCAAAGCGTATCGATTGCCGTGGTGGCAACAGTTTATCAGAGAATTGGCTCGGATGGCAAAAAATACTTTGCAATTACGGGGCCAGTTTCGTGCCAGCAAACGCAAATGCCGGCCGTTACGGTTGCGACACCAACGGACGAACAGAACGGAGTTATGCAGGATTCACTAGGCAGTGCAAACTTGTTCAAAACCTTAACGCAATTGAATGCACCGGATGCTACCGTGAACAAAACAATTCCAACAAAGCGATACACATTGCTGG AAGTGCAACCTTCCACATCCGGTGTAAATCAAATGAAAAGAAAGTACCAAAGGAAGGCTACCCTTCAACCTCCCAAGAGGGCACCAAAGCAACCGAAAGTAATCACTGTTGTTGATGACCTCAAATGGTGGGAGACCCAAAAGGGAACTAGAACTGGCGAAAGAAACTTTCAAGATATCGCCACTAGTTCGCTACTTTCACCCATACGTGAATCGACGAGAACATTGACAGCAGTATTGGAACCGATTGCCGTGGATGAGGAAGATCCGTTCGCTAACTTAAATGTGTTGGATTTGATTCCGGTTGGAGACGAGATGCTACCAGATAAGATGGATATTGAAAATTCGCGCGAGATTTTCTTGCccattgtttag
- the LOC131685317 gene encoding CDP-diacylglycerol--inositol 3-phosphatidyltransferase, whose translation MSTEQENIFVFVPNLIGYARIVLAIVSFYYMPTNYVVAGWCYIVSVVLDALDGHAARHFNQSTKFGAMLDQLTDRCGTMGLLVTLSYFYPDYMFWFQMSMAIDVSCHWFYLHTTVLQGKTSHKFIDMSGNPIMRVYYTNRIVLGLMCLFNELFYAALYLLHFTPGPLILGISTFKLLAIISAPVAIVKTAISVIHGYVASRNIGVIDVAEREAQRQREAAKKPQ comes from the exons ATGTCCACAGAGCAGGAAAATATTTTCGTATTCGTGCCAAATCTGATCG GCTATGCCCGAATCGTGCTGGCGATCGTTTCGTTCTACTACATGCCCACCAACTATGTAGTTGCCGGGTGGTGCTACATAGTCAGCGTGGTGCTGGACGCACTCGATGGACATGCTGCAAGGCACTTCAACCAAT CAACCAAATTCGGTGCGATGTTGGACCAACTGACCGATCGCTGCGGTACTATGGGCCTACTGGTGACTCTTAGCTACTTCTATCCGGATTATATGTTCTGGTTCCAGATGTCCATGGCGATAGATGTCTCTTGTCACTGGTTCTATTTGCATAC GACAGTTTTGCAGGGCAAAACCTCGCATAAGTTTATCGACATGTCTGGTAATCCGATAATGCGCGTTTACTATACGAACCGGATCGTGTTGGGTTTGATGTGTCTGTTTAATGAGCTGTTTTACGCAGCTTTATATTTGCTCCATTTTACTCCTGGACCATTAA TCCTCGGCATATCAACATTCAAACTGCTGGCAATCATATCGGCCCCGGTGGCCATCGTTAAGACGGCCATTTCGGTCATCCATGGTTACGTTGCCAGCAGGAACATCGGCGTAATTGATGTGGCCGAACGGGAAGCTCAGCGGCAGCGGGAAGCAGCCAAGAAGCCACAATAA